A genomic segment from Aegilops tauschii subsp. strangulata cultivar AL8/78 chromosome 1, Aet v6.0, whole genome shotgun sequence encodes:
- the LOC109744309 gene encoding uncharacterized protein: protein MSCLKEVPTLRGDNHTEWRKKVELAFLCADLDWVVEKPQPVRPTEPVREATDDDAAWAKKRGDYAPLEQSYLIDNQKWVNANKKCMAFIKNTIESAIVGSIAECTSAGELLSKIKSQFTGSSKIYATQVLEQLVTEKYRGGSHGIREHILRMSNMAAKLKPMDADLEIKPALLVHLVMASLPKEFEAFVVNYNMSPGTWDVEKTIAMCVQEEERLKASHGGTLNYVHGHKRKNYNLNNKSSPSKPQGKVSYQHQRQQQPFSVDKDTCLHCKKTGHYKKDCPVWLKSIMAKRGIPFDADYAKKRKTH from the exons ATGAGTTGCCTAAAAGAAGTTCCAACACTCAGAGGTGACAACCACACTGAGTGGAGGAAGAAAGTTGAACTGGCGTTTCTTTGTGCTGATCTTGACTGGGTTGTGGAGAAACCACAGCCGGTCAGACCCACAGAGCCAGTAAGAGAGGCTACTGACGATGATGCTGCATGGGCTAAAAAGAGAGGGGACTATGCTCCTTTGGAGCAGTCCTACCTCATAGATAATCAAAAGTGGGTCAATGCAAATAAAAAATGCATGGCCTTTATAAAGAACACCATTGAGAGCGCCATTGTGGGCTCCATTGCAGAGTGCACTTCCGCAGGGGAGTTGCTCTCAAAGATAAAGAGCCAGTTCACTGGCTCTTCAAAGATATATGCCACCCAGGTGTTAGAGCAACTGGTGACAGAAAAATACAGAGGTGGCAGTCATGGCATAAGAGAGCACATCCTCAGGATGAGCAATATGGCTGCAAAGCTCAAACCAATGGATGCGGATCTGGAGATCAAACCAGCGCTCCTGGTCCACCTTGTCATGGCTTCATTGCCAAAGGAGTTTGAAGCTTTTGTAGTGAACTATAATATGTCACCTGGAACATGGGACGTAGAAAAGACAATAGCAATGTGTGTTCAAGAAGAGGAGAGACTAAAAGCCTCACATGGTGGTACACTCAACTATGTGCATGGTCACAAAAGAAAGAATTACAATCTAAACAACAAAAGTTCTCCTTCAAAGCCACAAGGAAAAGTTTCCTATCAGCATCAGCGTCAGCAACAGCCTTTCTCAGTGGACAAAGACACTTGTCTCCACTGTAAGAAGACCGGGCATTACAAGAAAGACTGTCCCGTTTGGCTAAAGTCGATCATGGCAAAAAGAG GGATTCCATTCGACGCGGACTACGCTAAGAAGCGAAAGACGCATTGA